The Sparus aurata chromosome 10, fSpaAur1.1, whole genome shotgun sequence genome includes the window AATAACCAGCATCTTTTTCTTCCCACCTTATTATCTGATTAATACATTGGACCACAGCCAAAATACTTGGACGTATGTGTTACTCACTTGCACCATGTTGATGATGTGGTAAGGCAGCCAAAAGAGGCAGAAGGTCAACACGATGGCCAGGATGAGCTTCTCACTGCGAATGCGACGGCCGAACCTGGTCTTTTGGATCCGCCGCAGGATGCGAATGTAGCTGAAGACGATGATTCCGTAAGGAATTAAAAAACCCAGCACGAGCTCCAGCGTGTACATAATGACAGCCTGTGCAGGAAAGAGATAATACGTTTaatttttgttacattttgttttaaaaggcGGATGTTATCTCATTGACGTCACCTATCGGTTACTGATGATGACCAATTTGTCAAGCTTGGAGAGTCAGAGCTGAGGCCGATTGAAGACTGGTTGGTGGTTGACAGCTAGCTCGACTGCACCTACACTGTTAATTATGCATTGCTATAGCCTGTAATTTCAACGTGTGAGTATGTAAAAACACAGCCTGTACAGTTATCATATGTgggtaaataaaaaatgtttaaaaagtgCTTTTTGTACCGCCTGTTTAGCATTTTAACATGGGGTTTTAACATGGGGTCTTATGGGGATTGACTCACTTTCGGAGCCCGGTTCTGCTCAGAGGTTTCTGCCTGTTGAAAAGcagtttggtttttgttttttctggccACTGTCACCAAATGCTCGCTCATggggggaaatgttgggttttttaaagaaactaaTCAAGAGACCATGAGATGACTTTTGGGTTTGGTTAACTCACATCATGGCTTTCTTCATCGTGAACTGGATCACATGCAAAATGATCAGTATTCCCCCTCTTCTTCACTTTCCTGAAGACCATTGCGGGAACAGAGGCAATCATCACCAGCACCCACACCACCGCCAGCACCCGCAATACAGTCTTCCGTCCGGCGATGCGACCGAGTCTCTGCGGCCACAGCACCGCCACCAGCCTGTAGACGCTCATGATCATGATGATCCAGATGGAGGCGTACATGTTGAGCAGGCACAGGTAGAAGAGGACCTTACACATCACATTCCCAAATACCCAGTGCTTCATAACAAGGTAGACGATGAAGAACGGCGTGAGAGCCATCAGAGAGCCGTCGGCGATGGCTAGGTTGAGGATGAGGAGGGTGGTGACGGTCTGCTTTCGGGCACGTGCCAGGATGCTCCAGATGATGAAGAGGTTTCCGGGGAAGCCCAACAGAAAGACGAGGCTCAGGATGAGGGCACCCATTGTGGTGGCAGTCGGATTATCTACAGTGGTCTCATTCGACGGCGTGAAGGATATGTTAGAGAAGGCCATCTTTGTCATCTGCCAACAAGATAAAAGGTTGGAGTCAGTGCATTTAATTGTACCTATTTGAAAGAGCCAATCAGCAAGACAGCTGATCCACAAATACGTGGTTTGGTGACCCAACTGTCTTACAGATTAGACCTTTTTTTAAGAGAcataacacacaaaaacagaagttcTTTTACAGAATTTCTAACAAAGCAAACCTCAAAAGTGACCTCTTGAAAATTATTATCAACAACAATGTGGACACATTTCTCTTCTGAAACCAAACAACTTTCTGAGTAATAAATCGTGTCACCTCTGACTCCTACTCCATGTTTTTTCTGGCACATGCAGGCCTCAGTCTGACAATACAAGTGTTTTGCTCTGCAGGAAAGCGTGGGAGTGTGGCGCAAGTGTAACAGGTTTTAACGGGGACTCTTAATTCCTGAACAACGAGACCAGACACGATCGGGGAGCAACAGTCAGTGTGTCGATGTCAAGATCTAAGCCACGATTCTGAGTCTGAGCATCATGTTCGCTTTGTTTCTGAGTATATTTGTGGTACCAATTGAGCACAAGAGCAACTTAAAGTGCTCGACATGAGACAAAAGTAATGTGTCAGTATAGTTAGAATAAAATCAAGAGGAGAAAGTTTAATCAATTAGGGCAAGGACAACAGGAAATGAGTTAAAATGCACCCAAAATAAGGCACAAGAAATATACACATTCAGGCCAAAAGTATGTAGAAACCACCCTTTTACCCTTTACTTTGGTATTTTCCAACTTTTATTGCACAGGGagatattgttatttttactcCACAACAGTCATagttaatgattttttttcagactgGCATTTTTAATACAAAACATAATCTTAGCACTTTAGTTACAGCAGGGTAATAACATGGTAGATTATAAAGTGGTCATTATGTAATACCATGTAATAACCGAAGTAATAACAAGTTGATAGCGCAACAATTGGTGTATCTGGGTGATATTAGACTAAAATATTCCCATAATCAATAGCTTATAGTGTGGAAACATATTTAAAGtaggcagctgtggctcaggggtagagccagtgtcttatTATCAGAAGGCCGCTGGTTCAAtttccctggtctgcatgtcaagaTGTCCTTGGCAAGATGCTGGACCCCAACCTTCTCCTGCTGTGCTGCTCGGcatcttgcatggcagccagcagcatcagtgtattaatgtatttatgaatTACTGGATAAAAGCGTCTGCTACATGCCCTAAAATGTCAATGTAAAACTATTTAGCAATAGCATGGTAACAATTTGGTAACAAAATGGTAAGCTAATAATGAAATTGTATCAGTTCAATAATTTGTGCAACCCATAATCACTTTATAAATATGATGCGCAGCAATTCTGTTTTAAACTGTGCTTTTAGTTTTGATATCTTCAGACTTGTACATGGATGAAAATGAATGCCTGCAGACAGGATCCAAAAATCCTGTGTGAGTCCTTGCAGCGAGAAGTTGTCCCTCAGCAATCGAAGGTAGATAAGAGTTTCTGAATTTAGATCTGTAAGTGGCTGATGGTGCCGCGCCAGGAGGTCGGTTCCATCCGTGCATAGTAacgactgtgaaagcagcatcGCCATGTTTGGCAAGTTTCAAAATCGGCCCGCAGATCTTCCTGAATCCTTCACACTGTTTCTAGCAGCACAGAGATTCTAGCAATGCTGTAAAATCTACATATGCTCTGAATATATTTCATTAAATAACTGGAAGTCAATACAAAACTTAAGAAGATAATTATGTGCTTGGTTCAGACGTTTGCATTAGCTCTCATCCACTCATCACCCACATTATGCAGGTATATTCTCTTGTATGCATCCTGTAGGCTTCTGCGGGCAACATATTtactttagtgatttcatattactggaaaatgttttaaaaggtgACATGTCATCACTTGTTCGACATATCTTGACGGTTAGCTGCAGAGCACACCCTTTCGCTGCAGACGTACCAAACTATGCAGTGCCGCTACTCACAAATGCTCACAGTCACATATGCTAATCAAGCCTTTTCGATACTTCCAAGCCACCCGCGATGtaattatgtattattatagTATAAATCAGTGTGTAATGGGCTGAAGCGGTTAGCAAGGTCACGCCAGGTGATATTACAGGTACAAACACTGAGATATTACAGTACATGCTGTTGCATGCTGTTGTGAACTAAAGAGGATGTTCTGAGCATGTAATTTGTCCAACATGCAAGGAGAAACTGTTATTCGgcactttgtttgttgtgttttggagGTATTTtcgtttgtttttcatttatagTACAAACCAGACTATTTCACGTTAAATTAAGTCAATTAATTTATCTAaaccacatttaaaaatgtgcgtTACAAATACAGTTAAATACAAGTtggtaatgaaaataaaacaaataaataggtAAGTTGGTacgttttttttaataacagaTTAAAAATATAGACACTGACAATAATAAATAAGGAatgatttgcatttttctttaaaaagtatTCAAATTTTTTTGGTAATGATGTGCTAGGGAATATAAATTAACATTTGACAACACTTTaaaataaccatcattaacaaaaggtacattttaaagtaaatcaAAAGCTATTTCACTGTTaccaaacaataacaataataacacgaacactttataaaccatttattaagaaATTGTAAAAGTTGTTAAAGTTGTAAagattgcttaataaatgggtataaatcatttcattgattattaacagtgaaataaatatgaactaaagtttaattaagcataaatgtaccattttttttttaacggcAGTTGTGATAAAATGCTACCAAACGTTTGTCTTCTGCTGCGGATGGCGCTGCAACATCTTTTGGATTTCagtagaagagagagaaagcgacAGAGAAATGTGACCACATGGCATGTTGTTTACTGAAAGCCGGTCAAACCGCACTGACTGAGgcctcagagcagcagcagcagccggtgAAACGGTGTCACATTGTGCAATGGTCCAAAGATGAGACGCGACTACAACCAGCCAGTCTGTGTCATCCCCATGTTGagcctttctttttctttctttttttccgttTCCGCTCCTCTTGTGGGgcagcagtgtttgtttttcagcccttttgttttttttttaccttttttttattgtcatttgtGCACACAGGGCTCCCTGTAGAACGGGTTACCACATCAGAGACTACTAAACCTGATCTACTCAAAAGGTGTGTTCGTGTGGGCTCTGTGACTCACGCACATACTTACTAAAACACACCTGTTGCGCCTACAAAAGACAAATAATTCACAAAGAAAACAGGACAGCACATAGATTCAGATCGAAGCACATATTTGGTCACACAAATTGACAAAACGCCACTGTCAAATTGACTTTTAAGGCAACAGAGCCACGTGAAAAAAGTGTACAGTCTTAAAGATGTACAGCAATAAATGGTAACTCAAgcaaattctaaaaaaaaaaaaaacacttccccAGCTTCTCCTCCAACAGTAGCAGTATCTGTGGTCGACCTGCCGTGATCTGATGACAGCTTTTACCacagcaacagaaacaaacacatgaacgCCTGACAGGTAAATTTGAAACAGACTCACCAAGTCATGAACTGTAAAATCCCAGCAGAGGAAAGAAGACACCAAGAGCCTCAGAAGAAATCTGAATCTGGTGTAAATGTATCTTTTCTTTGGACCCTTTTGACGTTTTTGTTTCCCCCCACCCACTCCTTCCCGCTCTCGTCCTCTCTCCCCAGTGATTGATTTGTCATGCTTGCTGTAACATGTAGTGTAGTGAGAGGTGTGTCACTATTACCTGCCAGGCCTCTGCCCTGGCGGTCTGTCAACACTGTCACATGTCGAGCGAGGAATTCCAATGCATCGTCccttttaaaggtccagttcacccaaaacagTCTCATGAAATATATTCCCATGTCGATCACTGCTTTGCGGATCAACAAACAACctcagtatatatatataaaaaaaaccttctgcaCTACATGGCCTAAAGTATGCAGACACCCACACATATGAGCCTGCAGCTACAACATCTGCGCCTCTGTAAAGTCAAGATTAGGGCAACTGGCTGCAGAGACTTGCTCTAATTCAGCCACAAGAGTCCCGGTGAGGTCAAGAACTGATGTTGGGCAACAAGGCGGGGCTCACAGCTGGCATTTAAGCTCATCCTAACATAGGGCTGATGTTTTATGGGGTTGAAGTCAGGGCAAAGGTGGAAGCACACTAGTCTAAAATAACATTGCATGCTGTAGCCTTAACAATCCATGTTAAAAAAGGGGAAGTGTGTCCACAAATGTATATAGTGAACATGACTTGTCTATTCTGATTTCATTCAATTctaactttattgttttttaatttgatctAGTTGAATTTTTTTGATGTTAACTGATTTAAATTCCTCTTCCACATTTCagaaaatgcacaaacacaaacatttcagtaaTCACAAAGATATTTTGGTTAACACAACATatatcaacacaaaaacaacattttgctaaacacaacatttaataaaacacaaaagcgtttaacaaaacacaacaacattttggtaagaacaaaaacatttaaaaacacaacattctgttcaacacaacatttaaaaacacaacattctgttcaacacaacatttaaaaacacaacatttaaaaacacaacatttaacaaaacacacacatttaaaaacacaacattctggtaaacacaacatttaaaaacacattaaataaaacacaaacatttttaaaaaacaacattttggtaaataacatttaacgaaacacaaacattttgattaaaacaaaacattttggtaaacacaacatttcagctCAAGATTACAGAAAAGAAGGGAAAGCACTTCCTATTTGTGACTGGACAGAAGCCATGTCCCTGGTGACTTTGTGTCTTCTGAAATGTGTTCTTGTTTTGGCCCTCAAGGCCACCATAGTAAGGTGCTACACATATAAAGTTGTCTTGCTTGGCTGtaatagagaaagagagagagagagagagagagagagagagagagagaataaaaaagaCCACAAGTATGTGACCAAACCCAAACAAATAACAAAGACATACAGGGAAGTTTTTGCGATTTGGGTGAAATCACCCtttaaacattaacattcacacacacatctgtgtacTTTATAATCTGTGGTAAAGCTCTTTGTTGATACATTCGTTTGACTtcgttttttgttgttattctgATGTTATCTTCAACCATCCATACTGGGCAAGAGGCCAGCTACAAATTGGGTGTATACCGTTGGACGGGCCTAACAGATACTGTACAGGGAGACAAGTGTTCACACCCATGGGAATCTAAGGTTGGAGCAATCCCATTGTTTGAGATTTGTTATCTGTCTTAGTTTTCGGCTGATTTTCCAAAATCCCCCCCAGAAATATTCCAGGgaattcagatcacctgtgctCAGGGTGGTGGAGACTCACTCCTGATCGAGGATCTGCTCAAAGCAGCTCGGGGCATTGGGCCCTCTCACCCAATCGGGGTGTGACTACGAAGAGGTGGTGAATGATGCCCAGGTGGCTCGGTGACCTACTTACTTAAGACCTCGTGCCTTTTAGGTTGCCGGCCAGAAACTCTGTTCTGTTAAAGCCCTATTGTGTTTTCTTGGCTGCACCATGTCATTCTAGTTTTCAAGTGTTTATTCTGGAACCACTTGAAACCCAAACGCATATACaccttcagtttgacattttattttcctgGGGCTTGTAGCAGcacatttgtttattatatCCAGAAGAGGCATTTGTTAATTGGTTTATTGTCCAAGTAGCAGACATTGGGCATCCCCCCTTAGATTTACATGTGTGTCTTTATGTAGGTTGGGCTGGCCTGTAAGCATTTTACTGCCCAGTACTGGCACAAGGTGATTAATTCAAActgcaggggaaaaaatggaCCATCCTCCACAAGTAAACAGAAATCTAGGTTGTCTgtgcaagcagcttattacTACTCGGATTTACGGTTTTGTTAggcagtgacctctagtggccatatCAATTtgacaggagcaaaggaggaagtcaggatGTCACCGGCTGATTTGTGGACGACAGTTTTGGAGCCTTGATTTTTGGAatgtgaccatatttggacatATCTTTAACTGGAAATGACCACATTTGGACAAGGGGGGTGAGCTGGGGAGGACTGAGTGCTGTACTTGTTTCAAACCAAACCATGAGTAGGGTTGGAGCCTAGATCATAACTGTGACTGCCAATTTAGTCACTTAGGGAGTCTGCAAACTACACATCTTGTCGTTTAGGTATGGAGGATGTATGGCGAGGAAACCACAACACCAATAGAAAACCCATGCAGATTTTGTGAGGACTTAAAAACTCCCTACAGGAAATTCCAAGCCCAGGATGCTCTTGCTAAACGACGAGAATAAACCAGATGGATACAAACAACGCTATTAAGTTTATTCTTTAAAGCACAATACATGAAACATTTTACAATCATCAAGGCATTCACAGGTGAAAAAGAGTGGACTGTTAGGTTCAATTTCTTCCAAGTAAAATTTCCACATATTCCAAACGGAGTCAGGGATTCAGGAGACGCTTGAACTTGCAGGTTCGCATTCTTACtcgatgaagaaaaacaaaactcttgCGTAAGCATTTTGACTGAGGCCATGCTCGACATCAAACGAAATGCAAAGCTTTTTCTCAAGAAAAGAGAAACTGTCTGAAGTTGTGTGGATTACTTCACTCAGGGTGATGCGGGCTTTGTCACAGCTTGAAAACTCTGTTATCTTTTAACATCTGTCCTATAAAAACAGACTGATGCCAATGTCCTAATGCCAAAGCTATTACAATGTCTTGGAAAGAAAACGTAAGAAAATAAATAGCCAGTTTTGGGTCTCTGAGGACGCTAAATATTTTATGGTACAGTGCAAAAAACTTCAAACTACGCACGTTTCTACCATAACTTGACCAGCTGTGCATACACTCCAGCATCGTACCATTCGTAGTTTAAACCAAGCGCAGGATAAAGAGGCTGGGTGAACGTCGTCTTGACTTTGTGGAGCAGAACCATCGGCTCAGAGAcctgataaaaacacagagtgCCCGCTTTGTAATCCAGATACACTCCAATTTTGTAGGCGCTGACGCCCGACACCGCCGTTTCCACGTTATTGTGACGGAACGAGTAACCGTTCGCCGCGCACTCCAGACTCCAGGATTTGTCGTTGTTTCCGAGCCGCGACTCGTCCGACGCTCGGCTGATGTCCTTGTAGGCCACTGCAGCGGACAGAGTGCGGGCGtaccactccacctcccagtaacaccGCTCTGATAGACCCTCCTTGCACAGCACCTGCGCAAACTTGGTGAACCTGTCCGGGTGAGCGGCGTACGGGCTGGGCGAAGGCTTCATCATGAGGTTCTTGCTCACCAGGTTGAGATACGGGTAGTTTGTGGTCACGTCCAGAGTGAGGGGACAGCAATCTGCCAGGGAAACAAAGTGAGGATAAAACGGCGATCCAAATCTCAGACGGTGATGATTATCGCATTAACTAAATTGAAGTAAAGGAGTCAAGTGAATTTCTTACAGCGTAAAAAGTCTTCTCTGCTTTGAGGTTCCGGCAGTAGCGAGAAGTCAACATACGAGACTGCGAGAAAGAAACAGTCTTCATCAGCACTGGACATGAATATAACCAAAATCCGAGAGTCAGAATCTGTGTATTACTTGTGGTGGAGATCTTGGGCCACGTGTCATTCAACACCGTCTCCAATTTGTCCCTCAGCTCAGAAACGCTCGCGGTCACATCCTTGAAGCCGCGCAGAGGAGCAGCGCCGGGCGAGAAGTCCGGAGAGTCGCAGGAAGTGGAGAGAGACTGGAAAACCTGAGGAGGAAAAAACGAGACGCAACGGAGGTCAAAGACATTAAAACGATATTGGCGAATATCGAGAGAGTTCGGGGTCAGGAACGTAAGCGTCTTGCACCTCGCTCAGATTCATTGGTGGTTTGTGCTTAATCAGATAAATTCACTACTTTGTCCAGGAGCTCTAGTCTGAATTGGTGAATTCTGGTGTTTTCCAGGCTGGGCCCTGTGTTCCCAGGTACATTTTCCGCCAGTCGCCTCAGCATGTAACCGGGACACGGCTGCGATGTAATCGTTTGAGGCAACTGGAAGCGTTGAAGTTACCTCCACTGTCAATGCTTGTTTTTTGCCACTGAGATTGTTGTTCTAAGACTTGAAAACACCAGAATCCCCCTTTGAGGCAGATACGGCTTCGACTCAAGGAAAATGAGATGCAGCTTCAGAAGTCATCGATCAATTCTTGCTCAAACAGagctttcctttccttcctacCTTTTGATTTTGACGGTTGCAGTCCTCCATTGAACTGCACAATCATGAAACCGTTTCTTCAATCTTACGTTAATGCcaaacttaatttaaaaaaatgaataaaggaaaagaaacatctttaaaaagtcAAAGACCACCTGAATCAAATGGATGTGGTCGTCGGCGCGTAACAGACGCTCCAGTTCGGcgtccctcctcctcagctggGTGACCTCCTCCCTCAGCCGCAGCCGGAGCTCCTGAGCGTGAGCGGCGGCGGTTTTCTCCTGGTCTGCGATCAGCTGCTTCACCTCCTTGTGTCTCCTCAGCATGGAGGCGATCAGGTCGCCGAAGATCTTGTTGCAGTCCTCCAGCGCCGTGTCTGCGCAACTCTGCGGGAACAGATCAgctttttatcatttaaaagaTTCGtgagctgcaactaacgattctttttttttttttaagactggTAATAACGTGCTTATCGGAATTTCCCTGAGCCCGAAGTGACGTCTTCATATCGCATCAAccgtccaaaacccaaagactcttcatttattatcagaactaacaaataaaagcagcaaattgtcacatttaagaagctggaaccagcattTTTTTCCTTGCAAAACGACTGAAATGAtaaatcgattatcaaaataagTGTTGCTCAggtaaaaatgaagaaaaacgaCGACTAATGAACACTAATGTTGAAAAGTGTTTACTGGAAGAGTTGAGAGCCATTCATCAGTGTGGAAAACTGGGAGTGTGTTCAAAAATACTCCCTGAATTCTTTCCGCCAGGTGCCAAAGTTAAAAAGTCGCTCCCAGTTAAAATGGAACCTCACAAGCTGCATATCGACGCCTGCACGCCTctaaatgaatgtttttcacACCTCGAGATTCTCCTCGGCTTCTTCCAgcccctccagctcctcctctctctgcacgACT containing:
- the LOC115589551 gene encoding E3 ubiquitin-protein ligase TRIM47-like, which gives rise to MADKQQQEEPQFCCSVCVDTPKDPVSLNCGHNYCRSCLEVFWDKQEVKRGKYSCPYCREVFSPRPVLRRNNMLAELVENLSIQQAPPPAAVARAVPSDVACDFCSEAEPNAATVSCLTCLASYCPTHLQSRHSVPVFKKHQLVSATVPLQERMCTKHNKLIDVYCRTDEQLVCSVCAVDEHKSHTTAPVSEQRADVEKHLLSRQKEIQKRVVQREEELEGLEEAEENLESCADTALEDCNKIFGDLIASMLRRHKEVKQLIADQEKTAAAHAQELRLRLREEVTQLRRRDAELERLLRADDHIHLIQVFQSLSTSCDSPDFSPGAAPLRGFKDVTASVSELRDKLETVLNDTWPKISTTISYVDFSLLPEPQSREDFLRYCCPLTLDVTTNYPYLNLVSKNLMMKPSPSPYAAHPDRFTKFAQVLCKEGLSERCYWEVEWYARTLSAAVAYKDISRASDESRLGNNDKSWSLECAANGYSFRHNNVETAVSGVSAYKIGVYLDYKAGTLCFYQVSEPMVLLHKVKTTFTQPLYPALGLNYEWYDAGVYAQLVKLW